Proteins from one Mercurialis annua linkage group LG7, ddMerAnnu1.2, whole genome shotgun sequence genomic window:
- the LOC126655763 gene encoding protein CUP-SHAPED COTYLEDON 3-like, with the protein MGLRDIGATLPPGFKFYPSDEELVCHYLYKKITNEQVLKGTLVEIDLHTCEPWQLPEVAKLNANEWYFFSFRDRKYATGFRTNRATASGYWKATGKDRTVVDPSSREVVGMRKTLVFYRNRAPNGIKTGWIMHEFRLETPHMPPKEDWVLCRVFHKGKGDDLESNINNKFNSSDFTFDNTINHHQLQLPCGYQQQLLSASSSTPPPPPDQTLLNFLQLSQETNTTNNPITELISSKGDDNGDYGFFWDEMSLEETSLADGSSGLRFDLGNNTNNMVFL; encoded by the exons ATGGGGTTAAGAGACATTGGAGCAACTCTGCCACCTGGGTTCAAGTTCTATCCAAGTGATGAGGAACTGGTTTGTCATTATCTTTACAAAAAGATTACAAATGAACAAGTTTTGAAGGGTACTTTGGTTGAAATTGATTTGCATACTTGTGAGCCATGGCAGCTTCCTG AGGTGGCTAAGCTGAATGCAAACGAATGGTACTTCTTCAGCTTCAGAGATAGGAAGTATGCAACCGGATTCCGAACCAATCGGGCGACGGCATCTGGATACTGGAAAGCAACCGGGAAAGATCGTACGGTTGTGGATCCTTCAAGTCGTGAGGTTGTAGGGATGCGAAAGACTTTGGTGTTCTACAGGAATAGAGCTCCTAATGGTATCAAAACTGGTTGGATCATGCATGAATTTCGTCTTGAGACCCCACATATGCCTCCCAAG GAAGACTGGGTATTATGCAGAGTTTTCCACAAAGGTAAAGGAGATGATCTTGAATCAAACATCAACAACAAATTCAACTCATCAGATTTCACATTTGATAAcacaatcaatcatcatcaacttCAGCTTCCTTGTGGGTATCAACAACAATTATTATCAGCATCATCATCaacaccaccaccacctcctgATCAAACATTGCTGAACTTTCTTCAACTTTCCCAAGAAACAAACACTACCAACAACCCCATTACTGAATTAATAAGCTCAAAAGGAGATGATAATGGTGATTATGGGTTTTTCTGGGATGAGATGAGCTTGGAAGAAACAAGCTTGGCTGATGGATCAAGTGGCTTAAGATTTGATTTGGGTAATAACACTAATAATATGGTtttcttataa